The following coding sequences are from one Mugil cephalus isolate CIBA_MC_2020 chromosome 9, CIBA_Mcephalus_1.1, whole genome shotgun sequence window:
- the LOC125013650 gene encoding toll/interleukin-1 receptor domain-containing adapter protein, with protein MHVGSRENSSNGALAMYLLVDFLKGANDVNNMHGLLQKLKSRVSLSTQHEQEARVTKNSGTSAVSAAPSSSSSSSSSQRTTCPTKEQLPVVLSSASRWKRKYDVFVCHSSAHSDVEEATRLVSFLETSPRNLRCYLWQRDNCPGGAISTEFCQAMQNSHLRALLITPSFVQDDWCNYMMHQALAEGPMSNRMIPLIQNLSHSQYPQELKFYYYIDLSKNPEGYTFVNKTVLKYLEDLIKKEKILDCNVDRSGGGLDGEGMPQGDKITPESAGTSIPLDMKQERDKSLGDAC; from the exons ATGCATGTAGGCAGCAGAGAAAACTCTTCTAATGGAGCGTTAGCCATGTATTTACTGGTAGATTTTTTGAAAGGAGCTAATGATGTTAACAACATGCATG gattgCTCCAAAAACTGAAATCAAGAGTATCTTTATCAACACAGCATGAACAGGAAGCCAGAGTGACAAAAAACTCGGGCACTTCTGCTGTCTCAGCGgcgccatcatcatcatcatcatcatcatcatcgcagAGGACGACTTGTCCGACTAAGGAACAGTTACCTGTTGTTCTGAGCTCTGCCTCGAGGTGGAAGCGGAAATATGACGTGTTTGTGTGCCATAGCTCTGCCCACAGTGACGTTGAAGAGGCCACACGCCTGGTCTCATTCCTTGAGACTTCACCCCGCAACCTCCGGTGCTACTTGTGGCAGAGAGACAATTGTCCAGGAGGCGCAATTTCCACAGAGTTCTGCCAGGCCATGCAGAACAGTCACTTGCGGGCTTTGCTTATCACTCCCAGCTTCGTGCAGGACGACTGGTGCAACTATATGATGCACCAGGCTCTGGCAGAGGGACCTATGTCCAATAGGATGATCCCTCTTATTCAGAACCTGTCCCACTCCCAGTACCCCCAGGAACTGAAGTTCTATTACTACATCGACCTGAGCAAGAACCCAGAAGGCTATACTTTTGTCAACAAAACTGTACTCAAGT ACCTCGAAGAcctgattaaaaaagaaaagattcttGATTGCAATGTGGACAGATCTGGCGGTGGATTAGACGGAGAAGGTATGCCACAGGGAGACAAAATCACGCCAGAGTCCGCTGGGACTTCTATTCCGTTGGATATGAAACAGGAGAGAGATAAAAGCCTCGGTGACGCTTGTTAG